The following proteins are encoded in a genomic region of Oryza brachyantha chromosome 11, ObraRS2, whole genome shotgun sequence:
- the LOC102702329 gene encoding mitochondrial inner membrane protease subunit 1 produces the protein MSGFARRLAGIPWREIAGDAFSRVFLVAQAFCAVHVVNAHVCSFALVRGASMLPAMNLAGDVVAVDRLSARYGRVAPGDAVLLISPEDPHKAVVKRVVGMAGDAVTYLVDPGNSDASKTVVVPQGHVWVQGDNIYASRDSRQFGPVPYGLITGKIFCRVWPLKDFGPIDSKE, from the exons atgtccGGCTTCGCGCGGCGCCTCGCCGGAATCCCGTGGCGGGAGATCGCCGGGGACGCCTTCTCCCGCGTGTTCCTCGTCGCGCAGGCCTTCTGCGCCGTCCACGTCGTCAACGCCCACGTCTGCTCCTTCGCGCTG GTGCGGGGCGCGAGCATGCTGCCGGCGATGAACCTGGCGGGGGACGTGGTGGCGGTCGACCGGCTGAGCGCGCGGTACGGGCGGGTGGCGCCCGGGGACGCCGTGCTCCTGATCTCGCCGGAGGACCCGCACAAGGCGGTCGTCAAGCGCGTGGTCGGGATGGCGGGCGACGCCGTCACCTACCTCGTCGACCCCGGGAACAGCGACGCCTCCAAGACCGTCGTG GTGCCACAAGGCCATGTATGGGTGCAAGGTGACAATATTTATGCTTCTAGAGATTCAAGACAGTTTGGACCTGTCCCTTATGGTCTTATTACAGGGAAGATCTTTTGTCGG
- the LOC102702609 gene encoding oligouridylate-binding protein 1B-like, translating into MQQQQRMKQQQVAAAAQQQQMMQQALLMQQQAAAAAAAAVQQQTPMFPPHHPHPGLLAAPQIEPIVSGNLPPGFDSSTCRSVYVGNIHLQVTDSLLQEVFQSIGPVEGCKLIRKEKSSFGFVDYYDRRSAAIAIVSLNGRQLFGQPIKVNWAYASTQREDTSGHFNVFVGDLCPEVTDAALFSFFSRFSSCSDARVMWDQKTGRSRGFGFVSFRNQQDAQNAINELNGKWLGNRQIRCNWATKGANAGEEKQNTESKGMVELTNGSSEGGKDNTNEDGPENNPQYTTVYVGNLPHDVNSNDVHRFFHLLGVGSIEEVRVTRDKGFGFVRYSTHEEAALAIDTGNGQLIGGRQIKCSWGSKPTPPGTASAPLPPPAPAPFASGLSATDLLAYERTLALSKMAANPALMGQHSALKQAAAMGMGAGASQAIYDGGFQSANTVFY; encoded by the exons atgcagcagcagcagcggatgaagcagcagcaggtggcggcggcggcgcagcagcagcagatgatGCAGCAGGCGCTGCTCATgcagcagcaggcggcggcggctgccgcggcggcggtgcagcaGCAGACGCCCATGTTCCCACCGCACCACCCGCATCCGGGCCTCCTTGCGGCGCCGCAG ATAGAGCCAATTGTTAGCGGCAACTTGCCTCCTGGATTTGATTCAAGTACATGCCGCAGCGT GTATGTTGGCAATATCCATCTTCAAGTAACGGATTCACTTCTACAAGAGGTCTTCCAAAGTATTGGTCCAGTAGAAGGGTGCAAGCTCATCAGGAAAGAAAAG TCATCGTTTGGTTTTGTTGACTATTATGACCGTAGATCTGCTGCAATTGCAATTGTGTCACTCAACGGTAGACAACT GTTTGGCCAGCCAATAAAAGTCAATTGGGCATATGCAAGCACTCAAAGAGAGGATACATCAG GccattttaatgtttttgttGGTGATCTTTGCCCAGAAGTCACAGATGCtgctttgttttcctttttctctagATTTTCCAGTTGCTC AGATGCTAGGGTAATGTGGGATCAAAAGACTGGACGATCCAggggttttggttttgtttctttcagaaATCAGCAG GATGCACAAAATGCCATAAATGAACTGAACG GCAAGTGGCTTGGCAACCGCCAAATTCGTTGTAATTGGGCAACAAAGGGTGCTAATGCCggtgaagaaaaacaaaacacagaATCCAAGGGTATGGTAGAGTTGACTAATGGCTCGTCAG AAGGTGGAAAGGATAATACAAATGAAGATGGTCCTGAAAACAACCCACAGTATACGACTGTTTATGTTGGCAATCTTCCTCATGAT GTCAACAGTAATGACGTGCACCGGTTTTTCCATTTACTTGGGGTTGGTTCAATTGAGGAGGTCCGTGTAACACGTGATAAAGGTTTTGGCTTTGTGCGTTACAGCACCCATGAAGAAGCTGCTCTAGCAATTGATACGGGTAATGGACAACTGATTGGTGGGAGGCAGATTAAG TGCTCCTGGGGAAGCAAGCCAACTCCACCAGGGACAGCATCCGCGCCACTACCACCTCCAGCACCGGCGCCATTCGCCTCCGGCCTGTCGGCGACTGACCTCCTGGCCTACGAGCGCACCCTAGCGCTGAGCAAGATGGCCGCCAACCCGGCCCTGATGGGTCAGCACTCCGCCCTGAAGcaggccgccgccatgggTATGGGCGCCGGAGCCAGCCAGGCTATCTACGATGGCGGTTTCCAGAGCGCGAACACCGTCTTCTACTAG
- the LOC102702891 gene encoding monosaccharide-sensing protein 2-like, whose amino-acid sequence MKSTVFSAVAVSIGYTLLGWDFTAVLEANLHMKKEFDLNNGPSTDGIILAVSVFGAIVITVFSGSLLDWLGRRAALIYSSLLLISGGLLMVWSPNIYILLLARLIVGSGSGLVFTCVPIYISETSPPSMRGSLGTMPQLMFFVGMVFSYSLIFWMTLISSPNWRIMIGAIFAPSMVYFTLLVFYLPESPRWLVSDGKISEARISLQWLRGKDDVSGEIALIADGMNMIMDTTVGGHAIGAVRSQSFLGTSTSQMSRHSTFYWHLSDPLVDLLGSIHESMSEQGAARNSYFPVFNSFNIVEEERLNEQTGDDSLQQTREAYSAEEGNNGENLQTSLLSQVTSAEVNDINTSFTSEGSSSYLRRHGTSTSGLAQDLISSLHDHDIEEDDEEIHGAALSSQPALGDMVNRGLHPFRQHMVRLSETADIKPKWRVLLQPGVRHALCYGMLIQALQQSAGISGLLQYNPQILEQVGVVSLFSDLGLDSHSTSILISALNALLMLPCITASMMLMDVCGRRALLLVSIPILILSVGTISFSNIVKMGSLAHGMLFQLSLTICFCSYVVGLGPIPNILCSEMFSTRARATCASFCSLAFWFGRLLSIYCFPVMLSTIGLTGACGIYAFVCCMVLLFVCLRVPETKGLPLELIAEIFKFSRQECL is encoded by the exons ATGAAGTCGACGGTGTTTTCTGCAGTCGCTGTTTCTATTGGTTATACATTACTTGGATGGGATTTTACAGCAGTTTTAG AGGCTAATCTCCATATGAAGAAGGAATTTGATCTAAACAATGGACCTTCTACTGATGGAATAATTTTAGCAGTTTCAGTTTTCGGGGCTATTGTGATCACAGTATTCTCTGGATCACTATTAGATTGGCTTGGCAGACGTGCTGCATTGATTTACTCTTCTCTGCTCTTGATTTCTGGTGGTCTTTTAATGGTCTGGTCTcctaacatatatattctacTTCTAGCTAGGCTTATTGTTGGATCAGGAAGTGGTTTGGTTTTCACCTGTGTTCCGATTTATATATCTGAAACATCTCCTCCAAGTATGAGGGGATCACTGGGAACTATGCCACAGCTCATGTTCTTTGTAGGAATGGTCTTTTCCTATTCCCTGATATTTTGGATGACACTGATATCTTCACCGAACTGGAGAATTATGATCGGTGCAATCTTTGCTCCTTCCATGGTATACTTTACTTTATTGGTGTTCTACTTGCCAGAATCACCTAGATGGCTTGTAAGTGATGGAAAAATTAGTGAGGCCCGGATCTCTTTACAGTGGCTTAGAGGGAAGGATGATGTTTCAG GAGAAATAGCTCTTATTGCGGATGGTATGAACATGATAATGGACACGACCGTTGGAGGACATGCTATTGGTGCTGTTCGAAGTCAAAGTTTTCTTGGAACTAGCACGAGCCAGATGTCACGCCATAGTACTTTCTATTGGCACCTTTCAGATCCACTAGTTGATCTTCTTGGAAGCATCCATGAGAGTATGTCAGAACAAGGAGCTGCACGAAACAGCTACTTCCCTGTCTTCAACAGTTTCAACATTGTTGAAGAAGAACGGTTGAATGAGCAGACGGGGGATGATAGTCTTCAACAAACCAGGGAGGCATATTCTGCTGAAGAGGGCAATAATGGAGAAAATTTGCAAACTTCTCTTCTATCCCAAGTAACAAGTGCTGAAGTAAACGATATAAATACATCATTCACCTCTGAAGGGAGCTCATCATATTTGAGAAGACATGGTACATCAACATCAGGGCTTGCACAGGATTTAATATCTTCTTTGCATGATCATGACattgaagaagatgatgaagaaatACATGGGGCAGCATTATCTAGTCAGCCTGCACTTGGTGACATGGTAAACAGAGGATTACATCCATTTCGACAACATATGGTCCGGCTGTCTGAAACAGCTGACATAAAGCCCAAATGGAGGGTACTTCTTCAGCCAGGAGTCAGGCATGCCTTGTGTTATGGCATGCTGATTCAAGCTCTTCAGCAG TCTGCAGGAATCAGTGGCCTTCTCCAATACAATCCTCAAATTCTTGAACAAGTTGGAGTAGTTAGTTTGTTTTCAGACCTTGGACTTGATTCCCATTCAACATCGATCCTCATAAGTGCCCTTAATGCTTTGCTGATGCTTCCTTGTATAACTGCGTCAATGATGCTGATGGATGTCTGTGGAAGAAG GGCTCTTCTCCTAGTCAGTATTCCAATCCTAATATTATCAGTCGGCACCATATCTTTTTCCAACATAGTGAAGATGGGATCTTTGGCGCACGGAATGCTCTTTCAGCTCTCATTAACCATTTGCTTCTGCTCATATGTCGTCGGTCTGGGGCCAATACCCAATATTCTCTGCTCTGAGATGTTCTCAACAAGGGCTCGTGCAACATGTGCAAGTTTTTGTTCACTTGCCTTCTGGTTTGGCAGACTACTATCTATTTACTGCTTCCCGGTGATGCTAAGTACCATTGGGCTCACCGGGGCATGTGGGATTTATGCATTTGTCTGCTGCATGGTTCTTTTGTTCGTCTGCTTAAGAGTCCCTGAGACGAAGGGTCTTCCCTTGGAGCTCATAGCTGAGATTTTCAAGTTTTCAAGACAAGAATGTTTGTAG
- the LOC102720926 gene encoding pollen receptor-like kinase 6, which produces MVTLLLAFRLSPLLLLLLAGPAIVTAGDLDAAVPPDTEAAALLRLKATLSDPANALEAWSPSSPSAPCNDTHPWPRVQCYNGGLIGLRLSHLNLSGEFDFAALSRLPGLHSINLMRNNFSGPLPASLATVRSLRALYLSSNAFTGPVPGEVFHTMSWLKKLYLDNNDFSGVLPADAIAGAPRLLELHLDHNRIEGPVPSKLPATLRRFNVSYNHLSGVLPEAVAVRFNESAFAGNPGLCGAPGSDPGACAVASKGPLHSAMPPMSAADYLAVQEETSVFVVMGIIMLVVLLVTGAMVLMLRQDEKSNATSAAYQQAAAAAAAATSGAPTVPRAGSAEMVAMEQGGGGSSHGGSSQGSRGGGGGGGGGGGRKMAEFVLMSNVAGEFGLPELMKASAEVLGNGNLGSAYKAAMRNGVTVAVKRMRDMNRVGRVEFEEHLQMLGELRHPNVLSPVGYHYRKEEKLIVSEFMPRGSLLYVLHGDQSPERVVLDWPARLRIAVGVARGMAYLHEKLGIPAMRLVSMDGADFDAPPPPPPHGNLKSGNILLDGELEPRIVDYGFFPLVNTAQAPQAMFAFRSPEASGGAGAGAARSAVSARSDVYCLGVVLLELVTGKFPSQYLLNARGGTDVVQWAASAVADGAEQEIVDPVLANAGAGAAAVRLLRVGVQCTIPEPECRPNMAEAARMVEQVAAAGAS; this is translated from the exons ATGGtcaccctcctcctcgccttccggctctcccctctcctcctcctcctcctcgccggtcCGGCCATTGTCACCGCCGGCGATCTCgatgccgccgtgccgcccgacaccgaggcggcggcgctcctgCGCCTCAAGGCGACGCTGAGTGACCCGGCGAACGCGCTGGAGGcgtggtcgccgtcgtcgccgtcggcgccgtgcAACGACACCCACCCGTGGCCGAGGGTGCAGTGCTACAATGGCGGCCTCATCGGCCTCCGGCTCTCTCACCTCAACCTCTCCGGCGAGTTCGACTTCGCGGCGCTGTCCCGCCTCCCGGGCCTGCACTCCATCAACCTCATGCGCAACAACTTCTCCGGACCGCTTCCGGCGAGCCTCGCCACCGTGCGCAGCCTCCGTGCGCTCTACCTGTCGAGCAACGCGTTCACCGGCCCTGTCCCCGGCGAGGTGTTCCACACGATGAGCTGGCTCAAGAAGCTCTACCTCGACAACAACGATTTCTCCGGCGTGCTCCCGGCggacgccatcgccggcgccccGCGCCTCCTCGAGCTCCACCTCGATCACAACCGGATCGAAGGCCCTGTCCCGTCCAAGCTCCCGGCCACGCTCCGGCGGTTCAATGTGTCGTATAACCATCTCTCCGGCGTGCTGCCGGAGGCCGTCGCTGTGCGATTCAACGAGTCAGCGTTCGCCGGGAACCCCGGCCTGTGCGGCGCGCCTGGGAGCGACCCCGGCGCGTGCGCGGTGGCCTCGAAGGGGCCTCTGCACTCCGCGATGCCGCCGATGTCGGCGGCCGACTACCTCGCCGTCCAGGAGGAGACCAGCGTGTTCGTCGTGATGGGCATTATCatgctcgtcgtcctcctcgtcacCGGCGCCATGGTACTCATGCTCCGGCAGGACGAGAAGAGCAACGCGACGTCGGCGGCATACCagcaagccgccgccgccgccgccgccgccacctcagGCGCGCCGACCGTGCCACGCGCCGGCTCCGCCGAGATGGTGGCCATggagcagggcggcggcgggtccaGCCACGGTGGAAGCAGCCAGGgctcccgcggcggcggcggcggcggcggcggcggcggtgggcggaaGATGGCCGAGTTCGTCCTGATGAGCAACGTCGCCGGCGAGTTCGGGCTGCCGGAGCTGATGAAGGCGTCCGCCGAGGTGCTCGGCAACGGCAACCTCGGGTCGGCGTACAAGGCCGCCATGCGCAAcggcgtcaccgtcgccgtgaaGCGCATGCGCGACATGAACCGCGTCGGCCGCGTCGAGTTCGAGGAGCACCTCCAGATGCTCGGCGAGCTCCGCCACCCCAACGTCCTCTCCCCCGTCGGCTACCACTACCGCAAGGAGGAGAAGCTCATCGTCTCCGAGTTCATGCCACGCGGCAGCCTCCTCTACGTCCTCCATG GGGACCAGAGCCCGGAGAGGGTGGTGCTGGACTGGCCGGCGAGGCTGCGGATCGCCGTCGGCGTGGCCCGCGGCATGGCGTACCTCCACGAGAAGCTGGGGATCCCGGCGATGAGGCTGGTGAGCATGGACGGCGCCGACttcgacgcgccgccgccgccgccgccgcacgggaACCTCAAGTCCGGGAACATCCTCCTCGACGGCGAGCTGGAGCCGCGGATCGTGGACTACGGCTTCTTCCCGCTCGTCAACACGGCGCAGGCGCCGCAGGCCATGTTCGCGTTCCGGTCGCCCGAggcctccggcggcgccggcgccggcgccgcgcgctccgccgTGTCGGCGAGGTCCGACGTGTACTGCCTCGGCGTCGTGCTTCTCGAGCTCGTCACGGGGAAGTTCCCCTCGCAGTACCTCCTCAACGCGCGGGGAGGCACCGACGTGGTGCAgtgggcggcgtcggccgtggccgacggcgccgagcAGGAGATCGTCGACCCCGTCCTCGccaacgccggcgccggcgccgccgcggtgcgtCTGCTGCGGGTGGGCGTCCAGTGCACCATCCCGGAGCCGGAGTGCCGGCCCAacatggcggaggcggcgaggatggtggagcaggtcgccgccgccggcgcgtcgTGA